The Tubulanus polymorphus chromosome 1, tnTubPoly1.2, whole genome shotgun sequence genome contains a region encoding:
- the LOC141899915 gene encoding uncharacterized protein LOC141899915 isoform X4 yields MSGAGNLNLSLLARGVGEVKKNGDKIEVKLEAADYFNWKDDTNRNFILPPIASDKQPEIGDSAGNSHSNRGSYETKLIIPKTFITRKGALLLFSEDLAKTFEEEEDGREEGGGGKDMALTDELDLRTVGDLANSILAYGSRKPDEAVCLKVIPQRDSRSLKIIRPGFSPRRYLASWTKFFDTNFVARLSTKGYLHEKNLYESNQFLPHIRYPVNVDLSNYPMPYRIMKQMLMSPGSLSGYTFYWSFLNGNKDDVDHSVPSDSSSDTSDVADEGVVEIHGDIDENDFSDLRLQKREKTLTDGAICVVQTDEDGLVREVSYAELDADYQQEVLTDLLVKSAISHALMKKEQQMEIDKVRMISPGLSVIESEATYSEDDVRERAMFDMVEAVQSLLDNRGSGVFDSRIIPDHEESQKTIRAQIAVKPRARKTSRSNRSSSSHSDGRSEAGVKSWPGERAYCGNIPVASLKESTSNSDLASVCSAPAIPLSTSLPQLSSQNFMFKRPDRSFLSPIKDVSCPPTRASVHLPPIVSNQKVGASLPDLTLDPPTPQHTTLNKRHLSRSISNLRQPTNTNSQEDKADGQKETSSDGEAKPAKRKKNKKDKLLEAPGPVQKNASQISVSSVFSSDLGSKQAPGDASIFSALPGKKAPDTGGFRSKSPSLKKRASNLRSLQNETLKSTFTGSVVLAPDGEVLPVGGTIDITDNTTNGDNRNNNEVDQSGDIHAELDILGAQMVAETDRFGNLTEEELLLRLREHAAKIAARVLRRFGAGKDLAKDAMTAATIWQRPPDADTASKAADSEDDDDDLILKELMKANGLTDLDPQSALYKELLRQALGKALNIDIPEDAIISDDLLAALASGQLNPDDIEIVFDPKTGKHIVRLKKLTAERLRQMPVEAQARILASLSLEERARLLASMTDEEKKKLLASLGMEEKAKLLAAMSMEEREKYLAMMTEEEKAALLRMLPPEERARLVAALTDEEREKYLATLTDEEKAQLLLSVSLEDRAKILASMSAEDKEKLLAMLSTEDKAKLIAAMSMEEREAILANMTLEEKEALLAALAPEEKARLIAALSEEERQQILKNMSLEEKAAILSSLSLKERMKVLNSLSEEDKQRLLNELPPDQKAKILAALSEEEREKFLANLSLEEKAELLRALSPESKAKLLASMSSEERAKLLAEMSVEEKAKLLQNLSAEEKAKLLASMSVEERAKVLASMSEEERMKLLDSLPPEERAKIIAALSKEEREKLLANMSEEEKMALLDMLSTEEKGKILAAMSTEERAKFLSNMTLEEKMKMLDSLGIEERAKLLEAMTAEEKMALLNSLPPEAKAKILAALSSQERANILANMTFEEKLAMLEALPPEERARILASLSKEERERLIALLPEEERAETLRALKSFLKAEKERSKLEKRPEFVVGKPKDSDELARLYGRYDDQNITKSSVKKTASVPIKSAAPAKAPPPSPEQSNLSFVSVEKKASVDEGNTEVNVPQVSSSSGPPPPGGGKPNKDVHMSLTLPKLKAPSKRKEGPKKKEVHSKESGQSKAKKPKLPKVTKDKVVLTKVNAEPLESESETPAEDEINIEERELTPPEVAEIEDEPLAPLPIQDNNLLQPQPHDEGRRESSDTTTSSLRAAQRAAVAEKRKREVEQKRREREAAKKKEQEEEERRERLKADLEEERREREEKVRLQREKSKRDRELQKLTEEQRLKRIREKADKERRMREEEKKRMEDFKRDRANDEKHKQALMQQKHEAERRRQLEEERMLYEMSERERMEYERKKKEEAERKAREEAEAKARREAEIAKAMEEARQLAEEMARRKRELEERMNFNRSLHVEAEGLTVTQDVSRSFVSSYFDLLQWLGVDLPKEGF; encoded by the exons ATGTCGGGTGcaggaaatttgaatttgtcgTTGCTGGCAAGGGGTGTCGGTGAAGTAAAGAAAAATGGCGATAAGATTGAAGTGAAGTTAGAGGCAGCG GACTACTTTAACTGGAAAGATGATACAAATCGTAATTTCATATTACCACCGATCGCATCAGACAAACAGCCTGAAATCGGCGATTCCGCTGGGAACAGTCACTCGAATCGCGGTAGCTACGAAACAAAGTTGATAATTCCAAAAACATTTATCACGAGGAAGGGTGCATTGCTTTTGTTTTCGGAAGATCTGGCAAAAACCTTTGAAGAAGAAGAGGATGGCCGAGAAGAAGGCGGAGGAGGAAAAGATATGGCTCTCACAGATGAGCTTGATCTCAGAACAGTAGGAGATTTGGCAAACAGTATTTTAGCTTACGGAAGTCGG AAACCAGATGAAGCAGTTTGTCTCAAAGTCATTCCGCAACGAGATAGTCGTTCACTGAAGATAATCCGGCCTGGATTCTCACCTCGGCGTTACCTAGCTAGCTGGACAAAGTTCTTTGATACGAACTTCGTTGCCAGGCTGTCTACAAAAG GTTATCTCCACGAGAAAAATCTATACGAAAGCAATCAGTTTCTTCCACATATTCGCTACCCGGTTAACGTCGACCTGTCAAACTACCCGATGCCATACCGTATAATGAAGCAAATGCTCATGTCACCAGGAAGTCTATCTGGATATACATTTTATTGGTCTTTCCTCAATGGGAATAAAG aTGATGTTGACCATTCGGTTCCATCAGATTCTAGTTCTGATACCTCGG ATGTAGCTGATGAGGGAGTGGTTGAAATCCACGGTGACATcgacgaaaacgacttttctgaCTTGCGGCTtcaaaaacgagaaaaaacTTTGACAGACGGCGCTATATGTGTCGTACAAACAGATGAAGATGGACTTGTGCGAGAAGTCTCATATGCAGAGTTAGATGCTGATTATCAGCAAGAAGTTCTTACAGACCTTCTAGTTAAAAGTGCAATAAGTCACGCTCTGATGAAAAAAGAG CAACAAATGGAAATTGATAAAGTTAGGATGATAAGTCCTGGGCTGTCTGTGATTGAGTCTGAGGCCACATACAGCGAGGATGATGTACGTGAACGCGCCATGTTTGACATGGTCGAAGCAGTGCAG TCATTGCTAGATAATCGTGGTAGTGGTGTGTTCGATTCGCGTATCATTCCTGACCATGAAGAATCTCAGAAAACAATTCGAGCTCAAATTGCCGTCAAACCGCGAGCGAGAAAAACGTCGCGATCTAATCGGTCATCTTCCAGCCATTCGGACGGAAGATCTGAAG CTGGTGTGAAGTCTTGGCCGGGAGAACGTGCGTATTGCGGAAATATTCCCGTTGCATCGTTGAAAGAATCAACATCTAACTCCGACCTAGCATCTGTCTGTTCAGCTCCAGCGATACCATTATCGACGAGTTTACCTCAATTGTCGTCGCAAAATTTCATGTTCAAACGTCCCGATCGTTCGTTCCTGTCTCCGATAAAAGATGTATCATGCCCACCGACTAGAGCATCAGTCCATCTACCACCAATAGTCAGTa aTCAAAAAGTTGGTGCCTCCTTACCGGATTTGACATTAGATCCACCAACTCCTCAACATACTACTTTAAACAAGAGACATTTGAGCCGAAGTATCAGCAATCTACGACAGCCAACAAATACTAATTCACAAGAAG ACAAAGCAGATGGACAAAAAGAAACCAGTTCAGACGGCGAAGCGAAACCAGCCaagagaaagaaaaataaGAAAGACAAACTGCTGGAAGCGCCAGGCCCTGTTCAGAAAAATGCCTCCCAAATAAGTGTTTCTTCCGTATTTAGCTCTGATCTTG GTAGCAAACAAGCCCCAGGTGATGCCAGTATTTTCAGTGCTTTACCTGGCAAGAAGGCACCGGACACTGGCGGTTTCCGAAGTAAATCACCCTCACTGAAGAAGCGAGCTAGTAATTTAC GCTCACTGCAGAATGAAACACTGAAATCAACATTTACTGGTAGTGTAGTGCTTGCACCGGATGGAGAAGTGCTACCAGTTGGTGGAACTATTGATATTACAG ATAATACAACGAATGGTGATAACAGAAATAATAATGAGGTAGATCAAAGTGGAGATATCCATGCAGAACTAGACATTCTAGGAGCTCAGATGGTTGCTGAAACAG ATCGATTTGGAAACCTTACTGAGGAAGAACTACTGTTGCGACTTCGTGAACATGCAGCAAAAATTGCTGCTCGAGTCCTGCGACGATTTGGTGCTGGAAAAGATCTTGCAAAAGATGCTATG ACGGCAGCAACAATTTGGCAACGACCACCAGATGCGGATACAGCTAGCAAAGCAGCAGATAGtgaggatgatgatgacgat CTCATTCTGAAAGAATTGATGAAAGCAAATGGATTGACTGATTTGGATCCTCAGAGTGCTTTGTATAAAGAACTACTGCGACAAGCATTAGGAAAAGCAT tgaATATTGATATTCCGGAGGATGCAATTATATCTGATGATCTATTGGCTGCACTAGCAAGTGGTCAACTGAATCCagatgatattgaaattgtatttgaCCCTAAAACTGGAAAGCATATTGTCAGACTGAAAAAACTTACAGCTGAAAGACTTCGACAAATGCCAGTCGAGGCACAGGCAAGAATTTTGGCCAGCTTATCACTGGAAGAACGAGCTCGTTTGTTAGCATCTATGACTGATGAAGagaaaaagaaacttttaGCCAGTTTAGGTATGGAAGAAAAGGCAAAATTATTAGCAGCCATGTCTATGGAAGAACGAGAGAAATATCTGGCTATGATGACTGAGGAAGAAAAAGCAGCTTTATTGAGAATGTTACCACCGGAGGAACGAGCTAGATTAGTGGCAGCATTAACAGATGAAGAACGCGAAAAATACTTAGCAACTCTGACAGATGAGGAAAAAGCTCAACTATTGTTATCCGTTTCACTAGAGGATCGTGCCAAGATTCTTGCCTCTATGTCTGCTGAGGATAAGGAAAAGTTATTGGCCATGTTGAGTACAGAGGACAAGGCCAAACTTATTGCAGCTATGAGCATGGAGGAGAGAGAAGCTATACTTGCAAATAtgacattagaagaaaaagaagcaCTGCTTGCTGCTTTAGCACCAGAAGAGAAAGCCCGTTTGATAGCTGCTTTATCAGAAGAGGAAAGGCaacaaattctgaaaaatatgtCGCTCGAGGAGAAGGCTGCAATTCTATCTTCTCTGTCATTAAAGGAGCGAatgaaagttttgaattctttaTCTGAGGAAGATAAGCAAAGACtattaaatgaattaccaCCTGATCAAAAGGCTAAGATATTGGCAGCGCTCTCAGAAGAAGAGCGTGAAAAATTCCTTGCTAATCTATCACTAGAAGAAAAAGCAGAACTACTGCGAGCCCTTTCACCTGAATCAAAAGCTAAACTTTTGGCATCCATGTCAAGTGAGGAGAGGGCTAAATTGTTGGCAGAGATGTCTGTTGAAGAGAAAGCGAAATTACTCCAAAATCTTTCAGCCGAAGAAAAAGCAAAACTTCTTGCATCAATGTCTGTTGAGGAGCGAGCTAAAGTTTTAGCAAGTATGTCGGAAGAAGAAAGAATGAAACTTTTGGATTCATTACCACCTGAGGAAAGAGCTAAGATAATTGCTGCTCTATCAAAGGAAGAACGAGAAAAATTGCTGGCTAATATGTctgaagaagaaaaaatggcaCTTCTTGATATGTTGTCAACAGAGGAGAAAGGAAAGATTCTTGCTGCAATGTCAACAGAGGAGCGAGCAAAATTCCTGTCAAATATGACTTTGGaggagaaaatgaaaatgcttGATTCACTTGGTATAGAAGAAAGGGCCAAACTTTTAGAAGCAATGACAGCTGAAGAAAAAATGGCATTACTTAATAGCTTGCCTCCGGAGGCAAAGGCTAAAATCTTGGCTGCATTATCTAGTCAAGAACGTGCTAACATTTTGGCCAATATGACTTTTGAGGAAAAACTAGCAATGTTAGAGGCTCTACCACCTGAGGAAAGAGCGAGAATTTTAGCATCCCTATCAAAAGAAGAACGTGAAAGACTCATTGCCTTGTTACCTGAAGAGGAGAGGGCTGAAACACTGAGGGCATTGAAATCATTCCTGAAAGCAGAAAAAGAGCGCAGCAAACTAGAGAAAAGACCTGAATTTGTTGTTG GAAAACCAAAGGATTCAGATGAGCTTGCTAGACTGTATGGGCGATATGATG ACCAAAATAtcactaaatcatctgttaAGAAAACTGCGTCCGTCCCTATAAAAAGTGCCGCACCTGCAAAGGCACCCCCTCCATCACCAGAGCAGTCAAATTTGTCCTTCGTCAGTGTTGAGAAAAAGGCTTCCGTTGATGAGGGCAACACTGAAGTAAACGTACCTCAAGTTAGCTCTTCATCAGGGCCACCACCTCCAGGTGGAGGCAAACCTAACAAGGATGTGCACATGTCATTAACACTGCCAAAATTAAAGGCCCCTTCTAAACGTAAAGAAGGTCCTAAGAAAAAAGAAGTCCATTCAAAAGAATCTGGCCAGTCTAAAGCCAAAAAACCTAAGCTACCAAAAGTTACAAAAGACAAGGTGGTGCTTACTAAAGTGAATGCAGAGCCACTAGAATCAGAGTCCGAGACTCCTGCAGAGGATGAAATCAACATTGAGGAGCGTGAGCTGACTCCGCCAGAGGTTGCAGAGATTGAGGATGAACCACTGGCTCCTCTGCCTATACAAGATAATAATCTCTTACAACCGCAACCCCATGATGAAG GACGACGTGAGTCTAGT GATACTACAACAAGTAGTCTTCGTGCTGCACAGAGAGCGGCTGTAGCCGAAAAACGTAAACGTGAAGTCGAACAAAAACGACGTGAACGGGAAGCGGcaaagaaaaaagaacaagaagaagaagaacgcCGAGAACGTTTGAAAGCAGATCTCGAGGAAGAACGAAGAGAGCGAGAGGAAAAAGTCAG acTTCAACGTGAAAAATCGAAACGAGACCGAGAACTACAAAAGCTGACCGAAGAGCAGCGTTTGAAACGAATTCGTGAGAAGGCCGACAAAGAAAGACGAATGAGGGAGGAAGAGAAGAAACGTATGGAAGATTTCAAACGTGACAGAGCCAatgatgaaaaacataaacaaG CATTGATGCAACAGAAGCATGAAGCTGAAAGACGAAGACAACTAGAAGAAGAACGAATGCTGTACGAAATGAGCGAACGCGAGCGTATGGAATATGAGCGTAAAAAGAAGGAAGAAGCAGAACGCAAAGCTCGAGAAGAAGCAGAAGCAAA gGCAAGACGCGAAGCTGAAATTGCTAAAGCTATGGAAGAGGCTCGTCAATTGGCAGAAGAGATGGCGCGTCGTAAGAGAGAACTAGAAGAACGTATGAACTTTAATCGTAGTTTACATGTGGAAGCAGAAGGATTGACTGTTACACAAGATGTATCTCGGTCTTTTGTGTCATCTTATTTTGATTTGCTGCAGTGGTTAGGAGTAGATTTACCAAAAGAAGGATTCTAA
- the LOC141899915 gene encoding uncharacterized protein LOC141899915 isoform X5, giving the protein MSGAGNLNLSLLARGVGEVKKNGDKIEVKLEAADYFNWKDDTNRNFILPPIASDKQPEIGDSAGNSHSNRGSYETKLIIPKTFITRKGALLLFSEDLAKTFEEEEDGREEGGGGKDMALTDELDLRTVGDLANSILAYGSRKPDEAVCLKVIPQRDSRSLKIIRPGFSPRRYLASWTKFFDTNFVARLSTKGYLHEKNLYESNQFLPHIRYPVNVDLSNYPMPYRIMKQMLMSPGSLSGYTFYWSFLNGNKDDVDHSVPSDSSSDTSDVADEGVVEIHGDIDENDFSDLRLQKREKTLTDGAICVVQTDEDGLVREVSYAELDADYQQEVLTDLLVKSAISHALMKKEQQMEIDKVRMISPGLSVIESEATYSEDDVRERAMFDMVEAVQSLLDNRGSGVFDSRIIPDHEESQKTIRAQIAVKPRARKTSRSNRSSSSHSDGRSEAGVKSWPGERAYCGNIPVASLKESTSNSDLASVCSAPAIPLSTSLPQLSSQNFMFKRPDRSFLSPIKDVSCPPTRASVHLPPIVSNQKVGASLPDLTLDPPTPQHTTLNKRHLSRSISNLRQPTNTNSQEDKADGQKETSSDGEAKPAKRKKNKKDKLLEAPGPVQKNASQISVSSVFSSDLGSKQAPGDASIFSALPGKKAPDTGGFRSKSPSLKKRASNLLSKAKSPFLNLPKMRKPDNTTNGDNRNNNEVDQSGDIHAELDILGAQMVAETDRFGNLTEEELLLRLREHAAKIAARVLRRFGAGKDLAKDAMTAATIWQRPPDADTASKAADSEDDDDDLILKELMKANGLTDLDPQSALYKELLRQALGKALNIDIPEDAIISDDLLAALASGQLNPDDIEIVFDPKTGKHIVRLKKLTAERLRQMPVEAQARILASLSLEERARLLASMTDEEKKKLLASLGMEEKAKLLAAMSMEEREKYLAMMTEEEKAALLRMLPPEERARLVAALTDEEREKYLATLTDEEKAQLLLSVSLEDRAKILASMSAEDKEKLLAMLSTEDKAKLIAAMSMEEREAILANMTLEEKEALLAALAPEEKARLIAALSEEERQQILKNMSLEEKAAILSSLSLKERMKVLNSLSEEDKQRLLNELPPDQKAKILAALSEEEREKFLANLSLEEKAELLRALSPESKAKLLASMSSEERAKLLAEMSVEEKAKLLQNLSAEEKAKLLASMSVEERAKVLASMSEEERMKLLDSLPPEERAKIIAALSKEEREKLLANMSEEEKMALLDMLSTEEKGKILAAMSTEERAKFLSNMTLEEKMKMLDSLGIEERAKLLEAMTAEEKMALLNSLPPEAKAKILAALSSQERANILANMTFEEKLAMLEALPPEERARILASLSKEERERLIALLPEEERAETLRALKSFLKAEKERSKLEKRPEFVVGKPKDSDELARLYGRYDDQNITKSSVKKTASVPIKSAAPAKAPPPSPEQSNLSFVSVEKKASVDEGNTEVNVPQVSSSSGPPPPGGGKPNKDVHMSLTLPKLKAPSKRKEGPKKKEVHSKESGQSKAKKPKLPKVTKDKVVLTKVNAEPLESESETPAEDEINIEERELTPPEVAEIEDEPLAPLPIQDNNLLQPQPHDEGRRESSDTTTSSLRAAQRAAVAEKRKREVEQKRREREAAKKKEQEEEERRERLKADLEEERREREEKVRLQREKSKRDRELQKLTEEQRLKRIREKADKERRMREEEKKRMEDFKRDRANDEKHKQALMQQKHEAERRRQLEEERMLYEMSERERMEYERKKKEEAERKAREEAEAKARREAEIAKAMEEARQLAEEMARRKRELEERMNFNRSLHVEAEGLTVTQDVSRSFVSSYFDLLQWLGVDLPKEGF; this is encoded by the exons ATGTCGGGTGcaggaaatttgaatttgtcgTTGCTGGCAAGGGGTGTCGGTGAAGTAAAGAAAAATGGCGATAAGATTGAAGTGAAGTTAGAGGCAGCG GACTACTTTAACTGGAAAGATGATACAAATCGTAATTTCATATTACCACCGATCGCATCAGACAAACAGCCTGAAATCGGCGATTCCGCTGGGAACAGTCACTCGAATCGCGGTAGCTACGAAACAAAGTTGATAATTCCAAAAACATTTATCACGAGGAAGGGTGCATTGCTTTTGTTTTCGGAAGATCTGGCAAAAACCTTTGAAGAAGAAGAGGATGGCCGAGAAGAAGGCGGAGGAGGAAAAGATATGGCTCTCACAGATGAGCTTGATCTCAGAACAGTAGGAGATTTGGCAAACAGTATTTTAGCTTACGGAAGTCGG AAACCAGATGAAGCAGTTTGTCTCAAAGTCATTCCGCAACGAGATAGTCGTTCACTGAAGATAATCCGGCCTGGATTCTCACCTCGGCGTTACCTAGCTAGCTGGACAAAGTTCTTTGATACGAACTTCGTTGCCAGGCTGTCTACAAAAG GTTATCTCCACGAGAAAAATCTATACGAAAGCAATCAGTTTCTTCCACATATTCGCTACCCGGTTAACGTCGACCTGTCAAACTACCCGATGCCATACCGTATAATGAAGCAAATGCTCATGTCACCAGGAAGTCTATCTGGATATACATTTTATTGGTCTTTCCTCAATGGGAATAAAG aTGATGTTGACCATTCGGTTCCATCAGATTCTAGTTCTGATACCTCGG ATGTAGCTGATGAGGGAGTGGTTGAAATCCACGGTGACATcgacgaaaacgacttttctgaCTTGCGGCTtcaaaaacgagaaaaaacTTTGACAGACGGCGCTATATGTGTCGTACAAACAGATGAAGATGGACTTGTGCGAGAAGTCTCATATGCAGAGTTAGATGCTGATTATCAGCAAGAAGTTCTTACAGACCTTCTAGTTAAAAGTGCAATAAGTCACGCTCTGATGAAAAAAGAG CAACAAATGGAAATTGATAAAGTTAGGATGATAAGTCCTGGGCTGTCTGTGATTGAGTCTGAGGCCACATACAGCGAGGATGATGTACGTGAACGCGCCATGTTTGACATGGTCGAAGCAGTGCAG TCATTGCTAGATAATCGTGGTAGTGGTGTGTTCGATTCGCGTATCATTCCTGACCATGAAGAATCTCAGAAAACAATTCGAGCTCAAATTGCCGTCAAACCGCGAGCGAGAAAAACGTCGCGATCTAATCGGTCATCTTCCAGCCATTCGGACGGAAGATCTGAAG CTGGTGTGAAGTCTTGGCCGGGAGAACGTGCGTATTGCGGAAATATTCCCGTTGCATCGTTGAAAGAATCAACATCTAACTCCGACCTAGCATCTGTCTGTTCAGCTCCAGCGATACCATTATCGACGAGTTTACCTCAATTGTCGTCGCAAAATTTCATGTTCAAACGTCCCGATCGTTCGTTCCTGTCTCCGATAAAAGATGTATCATGCCCACCGACTAGAGCATCAGTCCATCTACCACCAATAGTCAGTa aTCAAAAAGTTGGTGCCTCCTTACCGGATTTGACATTAGATCCACCAACTCCTCAACATACTACTTTAAACAAGAGACATTTGAGCCGAAGTATCAGCAATCTACGACAGCCAACAAATACTAATTCACAAGAAG ACAAAGCAGATGGACAAAAAGAAACCAGTTCAGACGGCGAAGCGAAACCAGCCaagagaaagaaaaataaGAAAGACAAACTGCTGGAAGCGCCAGGCCCTGTTCAGAAAAATGCCTCCCAAATAAGTGTTTCTTCCGTATTTAGCTCTGATCTTG GTAGCAAACAAGCCCCAGGTGATGCCAGTATTTTCAGTGCTTTACCTGGCAAGAAGGCACCGGACACTGGCGGTTTCCGAAGTAAATCACCCTCACTGAAGAAGCGAGCTAGTAATTTAC TGTCAAAAGCGAAATCACCTTTCCTCAACTTACCGAAGATGCGTAAACCTG ATAATACAACGAATGGTGATAACAGAAATAATAATGAGGTAGATCAAAGTGGAGATATCCATGCAGAACTAGACATTCTAGGAGCTCAGATGGTTGCTGAAACAG ATCGATTTGGAAACCTTACTGAGGAAGAACTACTGTTGCGACTTCGTGAACATGCAGCAAAAATTGCTGCTCGAGTCCTGCGACGATTTGGTGCTGGAAAAGATCTTGCAAAAGATGCTATG ACGGCAGCAACAATTTGGCAACGACCACCAGATGCGGATACAGCTAGCAAAGCAGCAGATAGtgaggatgatgatgacgat CTCATTCTGAAAGAATTGATGAAAGCAAATGGATTGACTGATTTGGATCCTCAGAGTGCTTTGTATAAAGAACTACTGCGACAAGCATTAGGAAAAGCAT tgaATATTGATATTCCGGAGGATGCAATTATATCTGATGATCTATTGGCTGCACTAGCAAGTGGTCAACTGAATCCagatgatattgaaattgtatttgaCCCTAAAACTGGAAAGCATATTGTCAGACTGAAAAAACTTACAGCTGAAAGACTTCGACAAATGCCAGTCGAGGCACAGGCAAGAATTTTGGCCAGCTTATCACTGGAAGAACGAGCTCGTTTGTTAGCATCTATGACTGATGAAGagaaaaagaaacttttaGCCAGTTTAGGTATGGAAGAAAAGGCAAAATTATTAGCAGCCATGTCTATGGAAGAACGAGAGAAATATCTGGCTATGATGACTGAGGAAGAAAAAGCAGCTTTATTGAGAATGTTACCACCGGAGGAACGAGCTAGATTAGTGGCAGCATTAACAGATGAAGAACGCGAAAAATACTTAGCAACTCTGACAGATGAGGAAAAAGCTCAACTATTGTTATCCGTTTCACTAGAGGATCGTGCCAAGATTCTTGCCTCTATGTCTGCTGAGGATAAGGAAAAGTTATTGGCCATGTTGAGTACAGAGGACAAGGCCAAACTTATTGCAGCTATGAGCATGGAGGAGAGAGAAGCTATACTTGCAAATAtgacattagaagaaaaagaagcaCTGCTTGCTGCTTTAGCACCAGAAGAGAAAGCCCGTTTGATAGCTGCTTTATCAGAAGAGGAAAGGCaacaaattctgaaaaatatgtCGCTCGAGGAGAAGGCTGCAATTCTATCTTCTCTGTCATTAAAGGAGCGAatgaaagttttgaattctttaTCTGAGGAAGATAAGCAAAGACtattaaatgaattaccaCCTGATCAAAAGGCTAAGATATTGGCAGCGCTCTCAGAAGAAGAGCGTGAAAAATTCCTTGCTAATCTATCACTAGAAGAAAAAGCAGAACTACTGCGAGCCCTTTCACCTGAATCAAAAGCTAAACTTTTGGCATCCATGTCAAGTGAGGAGAGGGCTAAATTGTTGGCAGAGATGTCTGTTGAAGAGAAAGCGAAATTACTCCAAAATCTTTCAGCCGAAGAAAAAGCAAAACTTCTTGCATCAATGTCTGTTGAGGAGCGAGCTAAAGTTTTAGCAAGTATGTCGGAAGAAGAAAGAATGAAACTTTTGGATTCATTACCACCTGAGGAAAGAGCTAAGATAATTGCTGCTCTATCAAAGGAAGAACGAGAAAAATTGCTGGCTAATATGTctgaagaagaaaaaatggcaCTTCTTGATATGTTGTCAACAGAGGAGAAAGGAAAGATTCTTGCTGCAATGTCAACAGAGGAGCGAGCAAAATTCCTGTCAAATATGACTTTGGaggagaaaatgaaaatgcttGATTCACTTGGTATAGAAGAAAGGGCCAAACTTTTAGAAGCAATGACAGCTGAAGAAAAAATGGCATTACTTAATAGCTTGCCTCCGGAGGCAAAGGCTAAAATCTTGGCTGCATTATCTAGTCAAGAACGTGCTAACATTTTGGCCAATATGACTTTTGAGGAAAAACTAGCAATGTTAGAGGCTCTACCACCTGAGGAAAGAGCGAGAATTTTAGCATCCCTATCAAAAGAAGAACGTGAAAGACTCATTGCCTTGTTACCTGAAGAGGAGAGGGCTGAAACACTGAGGGCATTGAAATCATTCCTGAAAGCAGAAAAAGAGCGCAGCAAACTAGAGAAAAGACCTGAATTTGTTGTTG GAAAACCAAAGGATTCAGATGAGCTTGCTAGACTGTATGGGCGATATGATG ACCAAAATAtcactaaatcatctgttaAGAAAACTGCGTCCGTCCCTATAAAAAGTGCCGCACCTGCAAAGGCACCCCCTCCATCACCAGAGCAGTCAAATTTGTCCTTCGTCAGTGTTGAGAAAAAGGCTTCCGTTGATGAGGGCAACACTGAAGTAAACGTACCTCAAGTTAGCTCTTCATCAGGGCCACCACCTCCAGGTGGAGGCAAACCTAACAAGGATGTGCACATGTCATTAACACTGCCAAAATTAAAGGCCCCTTCTAAACGTAAAGAAGGTCCTAAGAAAAAAGAAGTCCATTCAAAAGAATCTGGCCAGTCTAAAGCCAAAAAACCTAAGCTACCAAAAGTTACAAAAGACAAGGTGGTGCTTACTAAAGTGAATGCAGAGCCACTAGAATCAGAGTCCGAGACTCCTGCAGAGGATGAAATCAACATTGAGGAGCGTGAGCTGACTCCGCCAGAGGTTGCAGAGATTGAGGATGAACCACTGGCTCCTCTGCCTATACAAGATAATAATCTCTTACAACCGCAACCCCATGATGAAG GACGACGTGAGTCTAGT GATACTACAACAAGTAGTCTTCGTGCTGCACAGAGAGCGGCTGTAGCCGAAAAACGTAAACGTGAAGTCGAACAAAAACGACGTGAACGGGAAGCGGcaaagaaaaaagaacaagaagaagaagaacgcCGAGAACGTTTGAAAGCAGATCTCGAGGAAGAACGAAGAGAGCGAGAGGAAAAAGTCAG acTTCAACGTGAAAAATCGAAACGAGACCGAGAACTACAAAAGCTGACCGAAGAGCAGCGTTTGAAACGAATTCGTGAGAAGGCCGACAAAGAAAGACGAATGAGGGAGGAAGAGAAGAAACGTATGGAAGATTTCAAACGTGACAGAGCCAatgatgaaaaacataaacaaG CATTGATGCAACAGAAGCATGAAGCTGAAAGACGAAGACAACTAGAAGAAGAACGAATGCTGTACGAAATGAGCGAACGCGAGCGTATGGAATATGAGCGTAAAAAGAAGGAAGAAGCAGAACGCAAAGCTCGAGAAGAAGCAGAAGCAAA gGCAAGACGCGAAGCTGAAATTGCTAAAGCTATGGAAGAGGCTCGTCAATTGGCAGAAGAGATGGCGCGTCGTAAGAGAGAACTAGAAGAACGTATGAACTTTAATCGTAGTTTACATGTGGAAGCAGAAGGATTGACTGTTACACAAGATGTATCTCGGTCTTTTGTGTCATCTTATTTTGATTTGCTGCAGTGGTTAGGAGTAGATTTACCAAAAGAAGGATTCTAA